The following proteins come from a genomic window of Metarhizium brunneum chromosome 2, complete sequence:
- the NIP1 gene encoding Eukaryotic translation initiation factor 3 subunit C codes for MSRFFRGGEDSSSDSSSDEEELYSEEEQEQELGQNDSEGSDDMDDSDMSDEETSSDDEAGGANRFLRDAASDSESEEEEVRAKVKSAKDKQRDELDASIKQIENGQKNGDWTLISAEFDKLSRQVVRLQDGGKTPKPYIRIVAELEDFMNEALAKAKVTPKKMNAIQARNLNAVKQKIKKASKEYQTEVNAYREDKDGFMESEDEEPEPVKPKKVARFQEETAQPEELGDDGFATVGKGGRTLQYTPESIFKHLRGVMETRGKKNTDRVEQIKVMEKLGEIANTPYQQIRVLLAIVSARFDLSAGTSNVMPLEHWKAAEKELSTLITVLENNKDYVVVENVEEWDDDEKAPALQPGEKYIKVAGSVVSYVERLDDELVRSLQSIDPHTSEYIERLQDEGALYNIIVRGQLYYEYLRKDPALEIPQDSVNRIVMRRLEHVYFKPAQVIKTFEENCWKAAGDKVDSVITPRSQSSDANNLVIVLCNYLFSNSDGIIRARAMLCQVYFLALHGEYYNARDMMLMSHLQDTIPNFDVLTQILYNRTLVQVGLCAFRKGLVYDAQNTLQEICGSGRQKELLAQGVMMQRYSQVSPEQERLEKQRQLPFHMHINLELLECVYLTCSMLLEIPLLAQTGSSPDVKKRVISKTYRRMLEYHERQIFTGPPENTRDHVMQASKALAAGEWKKSTTFIHSIKIWELMPNAEDIKTMLSKQIQEEGLRTYLFTYAPFYDTLALDTVSAMFELDIAKVAAIVSKMISHEELAASLDQVTNNVIFRKGVELSRLQSLALTLSDKASALIETNERTLEQRTQGTSNAFERQGGRGRGGQRGGQRGGRGGARTGGHTQRQAGGTQFTGGALGAAVRG; via the exons ATGTCTCGATTTTTCCGTGGTGGAGAGGACAGCTCCAGTGACAGCTCCTCTGATGAGGAAGAGCTCTACtccgaggaggagcaggagcaggagctcGGCCAGAATGATTCCGAAGGTtctgacgacatggacgactcTGATATGAGTGACGAGGAGACCTCCAGCGATGACGAAGCCGGTGGTGCCAACCGTTTCTTGAGGGATGCCGCTTCAGATAGCGAGAGtgaagaggaggaagtcCGAGCCAAAGTGAAGAGTGCCAAGGACAAACAGCGCGACGAACTTGACGCCTCCATCAAGCAGATTGAGAACGGCCAGAAGAACGGTGACTGGACATTGATTTCTGCTG AATTCGACAAACTCAGCAGACAGGTTGTCCGCCTGCAAGATGGCGGCAAGACACCGAAGCCTTATATCCGAATCGTCGCCGAGTTGGAGGATTTCATGAACGAggctttggccaaggcaaaagTTACACCCAAGAAGATGAACGCCATCCAGGCCCGTAACCTGAATGCCGTCAAGCAAAAGATCAAGAAGGCCAGCAAGGAGTACCAGACTGAAGTGAATGCTTACAGAGAAGACAAGGATGGCTTCATGGAGTCTGAAGATGAGGAACCTGAGCCGGTCAAGCCAAAGAAAGTTGCCAGATTTCAGGAGGAGACCGCGCAACCCGAAGAGCTTGGCGACGATGGCTTTGCTACCGTTGGCAAGGGTGGTCGTACTCTCCAGTATACCCCAGAGAGTATCTTCAAACACCTGCGTGGCGTCATGGAAACTCGTGGAAAGAAGAACACCGATCGCGTTGAGCAGATCAAGGTGATGGAGAAGCTCGGCGAGATTGCTAACACTCCCTACCAGCAGATCCGTGTTCTGCTGGCTATCGTTTCCGCCAGATTCGATCTAAGCGCTGGTACATCCAATGTGATGCCTTTGGAACACTGGAAAGCTGCAGAAAAGGAGCTTTCCACTCTTATAACTGTTCTTGAGAACAACAAGGACTATGTCGTTGTTGAGAATGTTGAGGAgtgggatgatgatgagaaggCCCCTGCTCTTCAGCCTGGCGAGAAATACATCAAGGTTGCTGGTAGTGTCGTCTCGTATGTTGAGAGACTGGATGATGAGCTCGTCCGATCCCTTCAAAGCATTGATCCTCATACTTCTGAGTACATTGAACGTCTCCAAGATGAGGGTGCCCTGTACAACATCATCGTCCGCGGCCAACTGTACTATGAGTACTTGCGCAAGGATCCTGCCCTCGAGATCCCTCAAGACAGCGTGAATAGAATCGTCATGAGACGACTGGAGCATGTCTACTTCAAG CCTGCCCAAGTCATCAAGACATTCGAGGAGAACTGCTGGAAGGCTGCTGGTGACAAGGTCGACTCTGTCATCACCCCCCGCAGCCAGTCCAGTGACGCCAACAATTTGGTCATCGTTCTTTGCAACTACCTGTTCAGCAACAGTGACGGCATCATCCGAGCCCGAGCCATGTTATGCCAGGTCTACTTCCTCGCACTGCATGGCGAGTACTACAATGCCCGCGACATGATGCTCATGTCCCACTTGCAGGACACCATTCCCAACTTCGATGTCCTAACCCAGATCCTTTACAACCGAACTCTGGTCCAGGTTGGTCTTTGCGCCTTCCGCAAAGGACTCGTTTATGACGCCCAGAACACCCTTCAGGAGATTTGTGGCAGCGGTCGCCAGAAGGAGCTGCTCGCTCAAGGTGTAATGATGCAGAGATACAGCCAGGTGTCGCCTGAACAGGAGCGCCTAGAGAAGCAGCGCCAGCTACCGTTCCACATGCACATTAACCTCGAACTCCTCGAGTGTGTGTACTTGACCTGCAGCATGCTTCTGGAGATCCCCCTGCTAGCCCAGACGGGATCTTCACCTGACGTCAAGAAGCGTGTCATCAGCAAGACCTACAGACGCATGCTCGAGTACCACGAGAGACAAATTTTCACCGGCCCTCCTGAGAACACGAGAGACCACGTCATGCAGGCCTCCAAGGCTCTTGCTGCTGGCGAGTGGAAGAAGTCAACGACTTTCATCCACAGCATCAAGATTTGGGAGCTGATGCCCAATGCCGAGGATATCAAGACTATGCTTTCCAAGCAGATCCAGGAAGAAGGCCTCCGCACCTACCTGTTCACATACGCCCCCTTCTATGACACTCTCGCTCTCGACACTGTAAGCGCCATGTTTGAGCTGGACATTGCCAAggtcgccgccattgtcagCAAAATGATCAGCCACGAGGAGTTGGCCGCTTCTCTCGACCAGGTCACCAACAACGTCATCTTCCGCAAGGGCGTCGAGCTTAGCCGCCTGCAGTCCTTGGCTCTCACACTGTCAGACAAGGCCAGCGCGCTCATCGAGACCAACGAGCGAACTCTGGAACAGCGGACCCAAGGCACATCCAACGCCTTCGAGCGGCAAGGGGGCCGAGGCCGCGGTGGCCAACGGGGCGGCCAACGAGGAGGACGCGGCGGTGCCCGCACCGGTGGCCACACTCAGAGGCAAGCTGGCGGTACTCAGTTCACTGGTGGTGCTTTGGGAGCTGCTGTTCGGGGTTGA